Within Crassostrea angulata isolate pt1a10 chromosome 2, ASM2561291v2, whole genome shotgun sequence, the genomic segment GGTCCCGAAAAATTGTATCAAGCCGTTAAACAAGAAGGCAAATACAAGATAGGCAGGCGGAGAAtaagacaatttttaaacaacgaAGACCCCTATAGTCTTTATAAGCCAATTCGGAAGACATTTCCGCGCTCTAAAGTGATAGTGAACACAATCAACTCTATGTGGGATGGTGACTTAGCTGATGTCAGTAACATTGCATCCCATAACGACGGCTACAAATTTTTATTAGTGCTAATAGACATTTTTAGTCGATATCTATTTATAGttccattaaaaaataaaagtcatcAAAACGTCATTGACAGTTTAAAATCGGTTTTCAAGAAAGGGCGAAAACCACACACTCTTAGAACAGATAAGGGTAGTGAATTCAAAAATCGTTGGGTAAAAACATATCTAAAAAGAGAAGGTATTAATGTCATATACACTCAAAATGAAACTAAAGCAAACTATGCAGAGAGGGTCATTCGTACCATGAAAAACCTTATGTATCGctattttatgaaaaacaaaacttatcGTTTCGTAAATGTGTTACAAGATTTGGTGAAGAGTTATAATAATAGACCCCACAGGTCTTTAGGTGGCAATGCTCCAGTCACTGTCAACCTGGGAAATGCTAATGAAATCAGATTAGATGCTTATCTGTCGAGTAAACCAAAATTGGACATGACAGTAAATAATCGTAACCAGCTTAAGGAGTCAAATAAGACAACGAAAAAAAGAGTTAAAAAAAGAGTTAAACCtgtttttaagttaaaaattggAGATAATGTCAGAATATCACAGCTTAAACACCCTTTCCAAAGAGACTACCAGCAAAAATGGAcagcagaattttttaaagttagtGAAAGATACAAAAGAGGTAAAATACCTGTATACAAAGTAAAAGATTTAGCAGATGATCCCGTTGAAGGCACCTTCTACGAATCTGAACTTCAAAAAGTCATAAAGTCAGCGGACGTGGCTTACAGAGtggaaaaaattctttaaaagagGCGTCGTGGAAAAATCAAAGAAGTGTTTGTAAAATGGGAAGGATGGCCAAAGAAATTCAACTCATGGATTCCAGAGAGCTCTCTAGAAAGGCAATAAAAACCTGGTTTTTTTGTAAGACGTATTTATTCAACATGAGCGTTCGGATGGTGTTGACGTCTACGGACAGTTCTGAATATTTTGACAATAAATCCAATTGCTTTCGAGTTCAATTAAATAAACAGATTCAATTCGACGGATATTGGACTGTTGCCCTAACAGAATTTTCTTCAGAGAGTTGGATTGCGTCCAAGAAGAAGAAATCAGAGTTGTTTGTGTGTTGTGATATTTGTGAAGAAACTCTTATTGGTGGGAAGGAGGCACCCCTTCTAAGACGTGTGTACCTGGGGGAGAAAGCAGAAAATATCACCTACACACTACCATATTACATTCCAGTAAAAATTGGCCAATTACAACAGATTGGAATATATATAACTGACAGAGATGGGAACTTAGTTTCATTCTTAAACGGACCGGTGACCGTGACACTTCATTTTAAGAAGTTTCCTTACGTACTGTGATGATGAATAGCCAGACTTACGTCAGTGATCCCAGATTATGGGAAGCGTTTTACAAGAACATGGCAGAGAAAAAATTCAACCCTTATAAATACAAACCTAAACAAATTGGTAGAGGTGTGAAAAGTTTTAAGTCTTACGTTATTCCACTGAGACCTCACTCGCAATTAGAATCTGAACAACACACCAACACTCTAATGACCCCAGTAGCTGCCGTGGAGGAAAGAGCCAAAGTAGAACATGCCAAAGATGTGAAAGAGGGCGCACCATTCGTCAAGGTGCAGGGAAGTATAAAAAGACCGTGTTCTCAATCTTCTGTCATTCCTTCAAAGAAATTGAAGCCAACAACATCTCAAACGTCGAGGAAGAAGTCATCTAAAcctacaaaacaaagaaaaacgctaggagaaaggaaaaaaaagttcGTCAAAAAACAGCGAGCAGCACCAGGCAAGAAAACGCAATCAAAAACGAAAAAAGAGTTTAAGATCGACAGTTATAAAAGTATCTTTAGACAGTGAATATGGCTTTTTTAAGTAGTGATGACAAAGACATAGCTCAACCCATGGAACTTTCACTTTTTGCTTCACCAACCAACCAACCAAGTAGCGGTCGAGAAAGTGTACTTTACAGAAGCAAGACCTATTTCTAGCATTGGAGTGTCTGATACACCGATCGAAATCGTAGTTTCTGGTTCGGGTGCAGaatacattgattttaaaagaagtaAATTGTACGTAAAGGCTCGAATTTTAAAAGCAGATGGAACGTCTCTGACCAGTAATGAACAAACAGGCATTGTAAATTTACCCCTTCAGAGTATGTTTTCCCAGATGGATGTTTACTTGAACAACAAACTAGTCTCTTTCAATACAAACAACTATCCTTGGAAAGCGTATTTCAAGACAATTTTGTTTAGTGGGAAAGACGAACTCTATTCACAAAAACAATCTGAGCTGTTCTTTAAAGACGATGGAAATCTTGGCGACGCAAATGCATACAATGGAGCTAATTCCGGTCTGACCGTGCGGTATGGTTACACTCAGGAAAGTAAAGCCTTTGAGTTGGAAGGAAACCTGATGGAAGACATCTTTGATATagataaatatttgataaacgGAGTAGACATTTACATAAAACTTTTTAGATCCAGTGCCCCTTTTGTCGTGATGTCTGATGAATCATCCCCGGCTTACAAATTAGAGTTGCTGGACGTCGTGTACAAAGTGGCAAAGGTGCGAGTAGATCCCGGCGTTCTACTGAACCATAGTAAACAGATAGAAACAACCCCTGTAAAATATACCATTATgcgaaatgaattgaaaatgaataCCATTCCCAAAGGATCCACGGAGTTTTACTGGGATAACATTTTCCCTCAAGCGGTCCCTGATCGCATCGTGGTGGCCTTGGTGGACCAGAAAGCCGTCAATGGGGATTACACGGCCAATCCCTTTAACTTTGAGCACATGGGGTTAACTGATGTCGGGATATACGTTAACGGAGAGAGTGTACCCGGTAGGCCATTAAAAACAGACTTTTCAGCGGGACTCTTTTCGACGGCTTATGCTCGTTTATTTGAAGCCTCTGGAAAATGGAACAGTGATGCCGGACTGATTATTACTCGTTCTAATTTTGGAAGTGGATATTCTCTGTTTGTTTTTACCATAGATCCTTGTGGATTTGGAGAAGAGTATTTAAACCTGATTCGTCGAGGAAACACCAGACTGGAACTGAAATTCAAAGGAGCAACAACCAAAGCAGCTAATGCTATAGTATTTGCAACGTTTTCATCTCTACTAGAAGTCGACAAATCACGTGACATTAACTACATTCAACCATGAATTCGATGCAACTGCTGAATCTGGTGAAAACGGACCCCTGTTTAAGACGTTATGTAAAAGGTGTATTTGCTAGCAATACATTGCCTCAAATCGTTACACAGTATCCGAGCGCCTTCATTGTCAATACGCAACCTTTGCCATTTCCTGGAGAACACTGGGTGGCATTAATCATGCACAGTCCAACTCAGGCGGAGTTTTTCGACAGTCTTGGAAAATCACCAACTGATTACAGTCAAGACATTCAGAactttctgaagaaaaacagTGTACAATATAATTTCAAATCTATACAACTTCAACCTCGTTATTCCGATTTATGTGGTCTATATGTCCTTGTATTTTTAATTGCAagattgtgttttaaaaactcATTAAATCAAGTGTAtgctttattttctaaatacatTCAATTCAATGATGACTTTGTGAAACGTTTTATGCATGAATATTTGGtgtatcattaaataaaaaaatcgttAACCATATTCAAGGGCGTTATCTTATTCGGTAATTGAATGAAGTAAATTGTTTATATGTGCGTGTGGTATTACATTAGACTTCATTTAAAGAAAGTCTAGCGACTGAGAAACATGGAAAACGAGAGCATGAATGATTGGTGGGACACTCATTCCTTACTTCCGTTTTCGGCACCTACCACCATTCTAATATGTGGAAGCACACAAAGCGGTAAAACGCATTTTACGAATAAACTATTACAAAACGCCAATGGCATGTTTTCTATGCCGGTTGATAGAATAATATATGCTTATTCTGAACATCAACTCATGTTCGAGGAAATGGAGAAGACAACACCAAACCTTTCATTACATCAAGGGTTGCCTACGAAAGAAGACATAGAACAGTACACAGAGGGTGTAAATCACACTATAGTGGTATTGGATGATCTTATGTTACAAGTTGCGCAATCTCAAGATTGCGTGCATTTGTTCACGGTAACATCTCATCATAGAAACGTGACCACCGTGATGCTGTCCCAGAACCTATATCCTCCGGGAAAGTATGCAAGGACTATTTCCCTGAATTGTCttaatgtcattttatttaagaattacCGTGATTCTCGACAGATCTTTACCTTTGGATCTCAGATCTTACCAGGACAAGttcctttttttaaagcagCCTATGAATCTGCGACTCGACCAAATTTCGGTTACTTACATGTTTGCCTGGAACCTACACAAAACAGAGAGTACCAGTTAAGAACTCACATTCTTCCCGGTGAAGATGTGGTTATTTACCAACCGATATAAATAAGCATGAATCGATGTGTTCATCTCATTATTCAAACATGAAGCTAACAGTGAAGAAACACGAGGCTTTCTTAAATTTTCTCGTCGGTGCAGACGGTACCCAACAAAAAGTAATCGTTAAAACCTTGACCAGTGAACAGTACGATGTGCTCAGTGAAATAGCACTTAACATTTACACCGGGACTTATCCCCTGACGAAAAAGTATATAAACCAACTGAAACCTTACGAATCTTACATTCGATCCTTGGGATCCAGAGAAGTCAGCAACAAGGCGAAACGTCGCatacttttgaaaaacataTCTTTAGTGCCGCTTCTACTTAAACCTATTGTTCAACATCTAAAAGGGCAATGGCGAAGGAAATGATACTTGTACCAAAAGTGAAATATGAACGTTTACTTCAAAAATTGGAACCTGTTGATACTTTATCAAGAGAAAACGATCAAAGTTCGAGGCAAACTCCAATACAATCTGACAATGACTTAATAAGAAAACctaatttatttcaaactggAACAGGTTATGTCACTAAGAAGAAAATGAAGGTTGGGAAACCTCCTGGAATTTCAAATAGTCGTCGGAAGAAGAAATACGTTCCCTGGATTAGATATTGACAATGTAATAAgaacaacaaatattgatcattttatttgtttgcattCAATAAAAACATGGACATATAAACATTCTGGTTTTTCTTACATTCAAAATCCAAATGGCAACGTGTCTAAATTAGGAAGAATTCTCCTTTTGgtataaaccattttataatttttagttTCCACCCTGTTTAACAATTTTCTCTTTCTACTGTCTCGAGATATTTTACAAGGGTTGACAATTTCGATTTGTCGGTCATGTGAGGTACAGATCATCGACTTAATAGCATGGAAATTGATAAGTTTCGAGTTTGCCCAGTTCAGTGTAAAACCCCTAACTTTACATTCCTCTTTACCTGACAATGTACGGTAAGCGTAATTTTTAGGACCCCCCGAAACGAATTCGACAATGTACCCGTCTTGTGGGGAGATTTCATTGGTCAATTCTCCAAGGTAATTACCGATGGGGAGATAATTCAAGTCGTCCGACTTTTTTGTCTTGAAGATGACACTGTCTGTGTCGAAATACAGTACGTTCTCGTTTAATTTGTCGAGAACTCCATACAATTTCAGCCGAGCCCACATGGTCGTAAATGAGGCCAAGAAAATATTGGTTTTGTTGTCAA encodes:
- the LOC128171868 gene encoding uncharacterized protein F54H12.2-like, whose translation is MDVYLNNKLVSFNTNNYPWKAYFKTILFSGKDELYSQKQSELFFKDDGNLGDANAYNGANSGLTVRYGYTQESKAFELEGNLMEDIFDIDKYLINGVDIYIKLFRSSAPFVVMSDESSPAYKLELLDVVYKVAKVRVDPGVLLNHSKQIETTPVKYTIMRNELKMNTIPKGSTEFYWDNIFPQAVPDRIVVALVDQKAVNGDYTANPFNFEHMGLTDVGIYVNGESVPGRPLKTDFSAGLFSTAYARLFEASGKWNSDAGLIITRSNFGSGYSLFVFTIDPCGFGEEYLNLIRRGNTRLELKFKGATTKAANAIVFATFSSLLEVDKSRDINYIQP